The Nicotiana tomentosiformis chromosome 2, ASM39032v3, whole genome shotgun sequence genome includes the window tacattttgaacacatcctcaattgtcaagatgacatgatgaagcatttagaataaatattgaacatacatccttcaacacaaacatatTAGGagtagccaattctataatgatcaatttgggacttataccaattacatgaacaccgtgggattcgattctaagaagaagagggttaagccaacatacctcaattgagcttccttaaacttttaaaacgtTCTGTaattcttatcaacttcaatctattttagaaatataacaagttgaaccaaaattaggaaaatgatcatgattttagctcatttgagcatattatcaagcactaggtgtgcattaagggtTTAAGGAAATTTTACGAAAGATTCCATCACCCCTCAACCCATTCTCtgccatttttagctcacaaccttcctacattatttgataacacatgcatgcaaggtaacaactcccacacccaaaatttgtcttgctaattacaccctttttagtagattttcgaaattaagggCTAGGGCATAgactcttacctttaggatgaagactttcttgataatcttcaaggattgaacaagaattgttggatattaggttgaaggttacttccccactataagaactctttctcactctaaaaatatcagaaatatgctcaaaaatggactatggcatatgttttaacgaaatagggtcgggtataaaaacctcaaaataaagcttcaaaatagggtatgcggtcgcatatgcgaccgcataatggatatgcggtccgcatatcggccgcataatttggtgccaaaaaactgaaaaaaatctgCTTAGGTCTGCagtagttatgcggcccgcagacctgttatgcggtcgcgtaatgcaccgcagaacctccctccgcaaaaatcGTAAGGCTGATTATGCGATCAAAGTGCGGCACGCAAAATGGTTGTGCGCTCGCATAACTGGCCGTGAAATTGACATAAATAATGGCCCAAATAGCTGATTCACTCTGCCGCCCATAGagtgattatgcagccgcataatgggccacagaaatgcccaaccctgcaaaatattttccttcaactccccagcgcactgttcaatccaaaaagtccgaacacCTCAATGCCTACCCCGGTATCACGGAACCCcggtttttaggaaatatttcacggggccttacatccttccccacttaagatcattcatcttCGAATGGGGGTCAGGGTTCACTATTatcatcttatgcaactcagttttcgtACCACACACCAACATcaccaaatttgactaactccctaaatttccaacaattttgccagagtttctcctgtaactaggcctatccacatatcagagagccccagaaacacaacCTTAAAACATATGCATAaaccaatgacgtaacataactcataacaacaccaatcGTGGCTTCacatacaatatatttagaaaaaagcacctttacattaactgaaaaagttaggcgacagttttataaaaaggttacatagcttatacaaacaagtaaggatacttctttttcatctcttcctcggcctcccaagtagcctcttcaacctgctggtttcgtattaacaccttcacggaggcaatttctttattcctcaactttcagacttgcctatcaagaatgacaCTTGGAATTCCTTCATATaacagttcttcattaacctcaatggtcttaaccggcacaatagctgacggatctccaactaccttcttcaacatagacacatggaataccgggtgcactaatgacatctcgggtggtagctcaagcttgtacactacttgaccaatcctctgaatgattttgtaagcccgacatacctcagactcaatttccctttccttccaaactgcattatacccttcatgggggaaaccttcaagaatacccaatcatcttctttgaactctaagtctctgcgacgaacaacCAAGTAGGAGTTTTGATGACTCTGTGTAgttttcaactgctccttaatgattttaaccttttccatagcctgatgcacaaggtctggtcctatcagctcagcttccccaatcttgaaccaccaatgggagatctacatctcttaccatataatgcctaaaatggtgccatctgaatactagcatggaagctgttgttgtaagcaaattctatgagtggcaaatgatcatcccagctacccttgaagtcaagaacacaagcacgcaacatatcctcaagcgtctgaatagtctacTCTGCCTTCCCGTCGGCTTGTGTATGGAAGGCTGTACTAAggttcacttgagtacccaaaccttgctgaaatgtcttccaaatATTGGCTGTGATCTGAGCTCCTCGaccggaaatgatagaaactggagttcCATGCAgcatgactatttccttgatatacaactgagcatactgttccgctgtgtcggtagatttaactggcaagaaatgtGTTGATTTcttgagtcgatccacaatcacccaaattgagtcaaacttgcgcggagtacGCGGTAACCCTACCAAAAAATCCATATttatcatttcccacttccacattgtgatttctatgttttgtgccaacccactaggccgttggtgttcggcctttacttgtaacaattcggacaccttgccacaaagtctgccacattccttttcatgtcattccaccaatagaattccttgagatcatgatacatcttcgtagaacctagGTGCATGGAATACCTgaaagtgtgagcctcggtcatgaatctttcccggagaccatctacatttgaaacacatagccgcccttggtaccttagtgtaccatcatccgtgccaagagtaaaagccatagttttatgtttatgaatcccctccttcaattgtactaaCAATGGATCatcgtattgcttctctttgacttccatgaCAAGAAACGAtgcagccctattttgcacaattacccctccttcaatggagtccgcaagacgaactcccaagctagctaactggtgaacctccctggccaacggcctttgacatgCGTCCAagtatgccaaactacccatagatttccggctaagagcattcgCTACCACATTGATTTTCCTCGAGtgatataggatatcgatgtcgtaatccttgagtaactcaagccatcttctctgcctcagattcagctccttttgtttcaaaatatattgaagactcttgtggtccgtgaatacatccacatgggccccatacaaataatgacgccaaatctttaatgcaaaaaccaccgttgcaagttctaagtcatatgttgggtagttcttttcatgattcttgagttgcctagaagtataagctataaccttgctgAGTTGCATTatcacacacccaagcccaatccTTGAAGCATctcaatataccacaaacccatatgtaccctctggcatggtcaacactggcgtcgtagtcaatcttgatttcaactcttggaagctcctttcacaagcatcggaccattggaacttaaccgctttctgagtcaatttagtcaacggagaggcaagagtagagaacccctccacaaacttcctgtaataccctgctacgCCTAAGAAACTACAAATCTTGGTTgatgttgtaggtctaggccaattcttcaccattgcaatcttttgaggatcaaccttaattccttctctggagacaacatgacccaagaatgtgacagattcgagccaaaattcaaattttgaaaattttgcgtacaattggtgctgatgaagattctgcaaaactgccctgagatgatcggcatggtcctcttgaccttgtgaatacacaagaatatcgtcaacgaacactatcacaaaaggaatcgagaaaaggcttgaaaacctgATTCATATGATCCATGAAAGCtgtggggcatttgttagcccaaaagacattaccagaaatttaaAGTACCCATACCTGGTCCTGAAAGTTATTTttagaatatcctgctccctgatcttcaattggtggtacccggactgcaaatcaattttggagaagtacctaacACCCTATAACTGATTAAACAAATCATCTATCTTGGTAATGGGTACCTGTTTTTGATTGTTACTTTATTGAGCTGcgggtagtcaatacacatcctcagtgatccatctttcttcctcacaaagataACTGGTgtgccccatggtgacacactcgttCGGATGAAaaccttctctaacaaatccttcaattgttcctttagctcctttaattctgctggtgccatcctgtaaggaggaatagatataggctacaTGCTtgacatcacatcaatcccaaaatcaatctgcCTGTCTagcggaatcccagggagctcatcaggaaagacctccgaaaattcattcaccactggcacagactcgagtgtaggtgcctcagcatcggtgtccgtaacccagaccaaatgatagatacaccccttgttaatcatcttcgtggccataaggtaagaaataaacctaccttttggcatcataTTATCCCCCTCCATTCAACAACtgtctcatttggaaattcaaacctcacagttctagttcggcaatcgagcttggcaaagcatgaataaagccaatccattcccataattacatcaaaatcggccatccccaattcaatgagatcggccacgatGTCCCGACCATGTACCGTGACAACACAAACCCTATAAACCcatgcggccacaatagactcgctaACCGAGCTAGATAAAGAGAACGTCTcaggaagctgttccggttctatcccaaattccatagcaacaaaaGGGGTAACACAGGAtgaagtggaaccgggatcaataagagcatatacatcatgagtttggacagtcaatatacctgtaacaacatctggagaagcctctgcactctggcgaccactcatagcatagaaatggctgggtcctcctgaactctgcgaaccacccctagctgcaccacgccctggtagtgctggagtgcctcgagctggagggggtgctgaagatgtagcagctgcagaatTGGATGGCTGTgctgtgcccctgcccgcaccctagAGGGATGaatgacactccctctgaatatgaccccttaATCGGCACCCGTAatatataggtaggtccatgtagcagatccccGAGTTCATATTCCAacacctggggcatgggggcctccgctgctactagaatctccctcctgatcggccctgctggtggggtcccctgctgtCCCGATTGGGCCTGAAATGACTTCCCTACTGCTAACTGGGCCATGCTGGCAGTGCAATGGCtaaagactgagcaaaagactaggatggccctgatgaccctcccctaaaagccgatcttcccccaccaaatgactccccaaagttgcccgcagaccgggccttgctagtaccctctcgctccattctgttcttcaacttacggttctcagtagcttgagaaaatgctaccatcttcccatagttcatatctaaATTCAAGGCAGCTATAGTGGcatcattgataaccaaggggctaaggctccgcacaaaccggcgcactctagcctccatagtagacaacatgagaatggcatatttagaCAGACGTGCAAACTTTATGTGATACTCACACACACTCTTACTTCCTTGcttaaggttctcaaactctgcggtacgggctgccctagtctcggtCGGCAAGAAATGGTCCATGAAAGCATCAACAAACTTACTTaacctcgctggagggctcccctcctctcGAGAGTCCTCCCATAGcacaaaccaagaataggccacccctttcaggcagtaggcgaccaactccactccctccatctcagtagTGCGCATAACCCGGGGAGTCTTATGTATCTCGTCAATGAAGTCCTATGGGTCATCCTTGGGATTAGCACctgtgaacaccggaggatccaactgaagaaacctgttcaccctagaactactAGAATCCCATTGttggctagaagaagtgggtgcaacatttgatctctgggcttgagaagccactatttGTGTCAGCATCTggatggctcccctaagatccccgtcAAAAATATCAGAAccggaagctggagctggaggtggaaccagAATATCGGTTAGAGGAATCTTTGCATCCTCAGTAGGCGTAGGGACATGTGCGGTCTGATAAGCTGTGGTGTAATCAGGTAGTGTAGTaactgggggaatatcctcacccctcgggtgctcacccgcatcatcaaatataggatcaactgccactcccggtgtgacattggctctttggccattTCTTGCCTTCtttttaggtgccatgtactgacaATTAGAGCAAcacacgagttaaaggaggaacaatcttacaatcagctttatcgcacgtcgagaacatgaaagaagggtattattcctaaattcccaagtagcatcctaattatagatgtggtcgacaacacaccgataagaaggactctactagacatggctccgagacatcctaggacactttaaaaccttgggctctaataccaagtttgtcacgccccaaactctgggagcgcgaccggcgctcaaccgagtgaacctggtcgagcaagcatgttagatactttctacccaactcacccatgatcaagagaagacatgatttcattaattagatagtaggaagatcatatctacaatactaaatcgtctcattagttacatcatttttaagtttcaagatacacacattcttatgattcgagtggaacaagagatcaaaacacaacataatctgtttgacttttctagcagccatgtacaacccacatagtgtatacggagcctctaaaagatacaaaagagtgttatgatagtgctgggaacaaggccccggctatacctcaaaacatgataataatatgaacaaaagatacattacatgaccccgagatgaagtAGGCTCGCTAAGTctgttgggaagaggatgtaccactatcgctgatcaacactgcctgctatggaaccacttgcatcaATTTAAAcatacagcgcccccggcaaaagggacattagtactgtcgaatagtactagtatgtaaaactaaacaccttctcaatagaatgaataataatacaagggggaaacagtcacgagttcaataagagcttcaaacaatactaaaacatcaagtaaggatcacataagttctcaagtcaatttccatattattaggttatgtgatctttagagccgatatgccataattcacaataccaccatattcttacacggagtccgatcacgacccaatcggctaggtcgtatcatttgagacatcaaccataaccacaatttcaattatcatttccagcacagtcaccaccatgtgtgcgatatggcatccgatcacggcccgatcggctaggccgtctcacctgagacattaccttttcaatcaatcatctcacttcatacttctttcacatcttttcaattcattggcacgagTGGCCTCAATtagaaagtcattcttggcacttggccgtatttcataattccagtttcccctttccacattcaaacatcattattatcatcaacaataataaggcCTACCATTTAATGaattagtacacatatgagcaatttgggaatcttaagcacatagaggcttttcatacaatttggcataacaacctttattcgatcATGACATTAAGTCTTAACATtactaacacatattccacattttgaacacatccttaATTGGAAATATgtcatgatgaagcatttagaataaatattgaacatacgtccttcaacacaaacacattaggaatagccaattctataatgatcaatttgggactgacaccaattacatgaacaccatgggattcgattctaagaagaagggggtttagctaacatacctcaattgagcttccttaaacttttaaaatgttccggaattcttagcaacttcaatttattttagaaatataacaagttgaaccaaaattaggaagatgatcatgattttagctcatttaagcatattatcaagcactaggtatgcattaaggttTTTATGTCCCTTTTACGAAAGATTCCATAATCTCTCAACCCATTCTCTGcaatttttagctcacaaccttcctacattatttgataacacatgcatgcaaggtaacaactcccacacccaaaaattgtcttgcta containing:
- the LOC138905998 gene encoding uncharacterized protein — translated: MEGVELVAYCLKGVAYSWFVLWEDSREEGSPPARLSKFVDAFMDHFLPTETRAARTAEFENLKQGSKSVCEYHIKFARLSKYAILMLSTMEARVRRFVRSLSPLVINDATIAALNLDMNYGKMVAFSQATENRILTVQTHDVYALIDPGSTSSCVTPFVAMEFGIEPEQLPETFSLSSSVSESIVAAWVYRVCVVTVHGRDIVADLIELGMADFDVIMGMDWLYSCFAKLDCRTRTVRMAPAELKELKEQLKDLLEKVFIRTSVSPWGTPVIFVRKKDGSLRMFRVPPIEDQGAGYSKNNFQDQRRWLELLKDYDIDILYHSRKINVVANALSRKSMGSLAYLDACQRPLAREVHQLASLGVRLADSIEGGVIVQNRAASFLVMEVKEKQYDDPLLVQLKEGIHKHKTMAFTLGTDDGLPRTPRKFDSIWVIVDRLKKSTHFLPVKSTDTAEQYAQLYIKEIVMLHGTPVSIISGRGAQITANIWKTFQQGLGTQVNLSTAFHTQADGKAE